The following is a genomic window from Paraburkholderia largidicola.
GGGCCGATGGGTATCGGTTGTTGAGATTTAATCAGGAAGGCGGCGCATGCTACACCGAGTTGACTGCTACAAAAGAGGTAACTTGGGGCGTTTTCCAACGAGTCTGCAGCAGATTATGCTGTGAAGAATCCTGCACTGCACCAGGTCGGTGGGACCAGGATTGGCCGAACTGGGCATCAGATAGCGATGCAATCGAACGTCAGATGATGTGACGGGGCACAGGCGTAAACAGCTTGACTAGACGGAGGGAGAATGATGACGAATTGCTCGCTTGATCGTCTGGACGTCAAAATCCTCAGCGCTCTGCAGAAGCGCGGCCGCATTAGCAATGTCGACTTGGCCGATGCCGTTGGACTTTCGCCCAGCCCGTGTCTAACCGGTGTCAAGAGGCTCGAGAGAGCCGGATTCATTGTTGGCTATGGAGCGCAGATCCAAATCAAAAAACTCGGCGACTTTCAAATAGTGTTCACCAAAGTCACGCTAGCAGACCACCGTCGCGGAGATTTCGTGCGCTTTATAGATGCGATTCAAAACGTCGACGAAATCATGGAGTGCCACCATGCCACGGGCGGCTACGACTACCTGCTCAAATTCGTGACGCGCAACGTCAGCCACTACCAGGGCGTAATGGAGGCGCTGCTGGAACGTGACATTGGAATCGAAAAGTACTTTAGCTATGTGATCATCGAGTCGCCAGTTGTGAAGCAGTATTATCGTCTCGAGACCCTTGTCTCTCCGCAATGAATGCTCATGCGCCGGGGTTCGCGCCCGCCGAGTCCGGACCGACGCGCATCCGTGCGGCGTCGAAGCCGAGCACCGAACCAACGCCGGCAGCGACGGTGTAGATGCTCATATCGGCGGGCGTACTCTGACGCCTGACTTGCGTCTCGAACACGCGCTCGAACTCGCCGTTGATGTGCGACACGTCCGTCGACGTGCCACCCATGTCGAAGCCAATCACGCGCCAGAACCCGGCCGCTCGCGTCACGCGCACCATCCCTACGCTTCGAGATGCGTAGGCAGGCCGTGATGCGTTTCGCAGCCGAGGAGTCAGTCAAGACGATCGAGCAGACGACTGGCGTGAATCGCCGACAACTGTACCGTTGTATCGAGCGCGCGATGTTGCCACATCCGGATGGCAGGCCTTTCGGTTTTCGTGCTCACGTGCATCATGCGCATCGCGGAGTACGCGCGGATGCACGACGTCCGGGTGCGTGGGGCGCGGGGTACCCGTGGAGGGTGCTGCTCCAGCAGGTCCACACGGATGGCCAGTTGCGGACGCGGTTGCGGGGCCTGCGGGCGCTGCACGACGATTTCCTTCGACAAGTCGCGCCGTGCGGTTTCGTCGAAATCCGTGCTGGCGACGGTAGGCCATGTACTGACGTCGATCGTCTGGAAGTCCGGTCTGCGGCGATTCGTGAAGTACGTTTCCGAAGCCGCGAATGACGTGAGCAGCGACAGTGGTTGTGTCCGAAGCTCCGGCGCACCGACACGCCCGTTGTGTAGCAGGCCAAAGACAGCCGCTCGAACCAGCACCGGATCGCCAGTCGAAAACTCGCGCTCGATGTCGAGCAATCATTGCGGTTGTGTTGCGAAGCGCACGATCGCTTCCGGTAACGTCGGCGGGAGGAGACCCCGGTTGGCGAGTAGGCACGGCAAGATGCGCTGCCAGTTTTCAATCCAGATCCGCGCAGCGGCGTGGTCGGTCGGCGCGACCTGCCGGATTGAAAGTGTGTGCGCGTCGAGAGCGTAGCGCTAAAGATAAATAACTCTTCCCCATCAACACAAAGACTGAGTATTGATACGAAGCTATGCTCTGACAGCATAGGATGCTCGGCATGGACATCCGCGAACTTCGCAGCGTTATTCACGTCGCTCAAGCGGGCAGTTTTAGCCGCACAGCGTCGGATCTATATATCGGCAGCCCGCTCTCAGCCGACAGATAGCGAAACTCGAAGAGGAAATTGGGGCAATTGCTGGTGCGCCACGGTCGAGGCGTGGGGCTCACAGCGGCGGGAGCACGACTGCTTGAGCGGTCGGAGATGGTCACGAATACGGTCAACGAGACCCGGGAGCATGTTCGTGCAGCGGCTGACGAGAAACGCGGCTACCTGGCGGTGGGACTGCCGCCTACGATGGGCGCGCTAATTGGCGTGATCTCGTTCGAGAGTCCAGGATCAAGTATCCGCGCGTGGCGCTCCACATCCGAGAAGGTCAAAGCAGTTCCATGCAAGAGTGAGTAGCTGATCGTTGCGTCGACCTCGCAGTGGTCTACAACCAGCCTCCGTTGACGCTTTTCTGGTCAGGCCGCTCTACAGTAAGCCGACGATTTTGATCGCTCCGCTCGCAACGGTTTTGCCGAAGGGCGTACATCAGATAAGAGACCTTACCAGCTTACCTCTGATCTTATCCGGGATGCCCCATAGTAATCGGCGCGTCATCGAGCACGCTGTCCAGGACGGCATCCGGCTTCGGATATAGCTTGAGGTGGACAGCGTCGCACTCGCGAAGAAACTCGTTAAAGCGGGCCTCGAATACTCGATCGTCACGTCTACCGCCATCCGCGACGAAGTGGCGCGCGGCGAGATAGTTGCGAAACCCATCACCCGCCCCTCGACACGATCCTCCTTGGCATTGACAACCTTGCGCGAGCAACCAATGTCCAGATTTGCAATCGCCTCGACCGAAATGTTGCGCGAGAAGCTTGTGTA
Proteins encoded in this region:
- a CDS encoding LysR substrate-binding domain-containing protein, whose amino-acid sequence is MDSVALAKKLVKAGLEYSIVTSTAIRDEVARGEIVAKPITRPSTRSSLALTTLREQPMSRFAIASTEMLREKLV
- a CDS encoding Lrp/AsnC family transcriptional regulator, which encodes MMTNCSLDRLDVKILSALQKRGRISNVDLADAVGLSPSPCLTGVKRLERAGFIVGYGAQIQIKKLGDFQIVFTKVTLADHRRGDFVRFIDAIQNVDEIMECHHATGGYDYLLKFVTRNVSHYQGVMEALLERDIGIEKYFSYVIIESPVVKQYYRLETLVSPQ